The following coding sequences are from one Apodemus sylvaticus chromosome X, mApoSyl1.1, whole genome shotgun sequence window:
- the LOC127674963 gene encoding signal peptidase complex subunit 3, with protein sequence MNTLLSRANSLFAFTLSVMAALTLGCILTTAFKDRNAPVRLHVSRILLKKVEDFTGPRKKSDLGFITFHISADLEKTFDWNVKQLFLYLSAEYSTKSNAVNQVVLWDKILLRGENPKLDLKDVKSKYFFFDDGHGLKGNRNVTLTLSWQVIPIAGILPLVTGSGRVSVPFPDSYEIATTF encoded by the coding sequence ATGAACACCCTGCTGTCCCGGGCCAACTCGCTGTTCGCCTTCACGCTGAGCGTCATGGCGGCGCTCACCTTGGGCTGCATCCTCACCACCGCCTTCAAAGACAGGAACGCGCCCGTGCGCCTGCACGTCTCCAGGATCCTGCTCAAAAAAGTGGAAGACTTCACTGGACCCAGAAAAAAGAGCGACCTGGGCTTCATCACCTTCCACATCTCTGCGGATCTGGAGAAGACTTTCGACTGGAACGTCAAGCAGCTCTTCCTTTATCTGTCGGCAGAATATTCCACCAAAAGCAACGCCGTGAACCAGGTGGTCCTCTGGGACAAGATCCTTCTGCGAGGCGAGAACCCCAAGCTGGACCTGAAAGACGTCAAAAgcaagtattttttctttgacgaTGGACATGGTCTCAAGGGAAACAGGAATGTCACTCTGACTCTCTCCTGGCAAGTTATACCGATTGCTGGGATCCTGCCTCTTGTGACTGGATCTGGACGCGTGTCTGTCCCATTTCCAGATTCCTATGAAATAGCCACGACTTTTTGA